A DNA window from Methylocystis heyeri contains the following coding sequences:
- a CDS encoding RrF2 family transcriptional regulator, whose protein sequence is MLTKKAKYGLKALVYLAGLAPGQTALVADIASENQIPKKFLDAILGELRNAGFVHSKKGKGGGYTLARNPSEIGVGNVIRALDGPLAPIQCASKTVYRRCDDCTDEVHCAVRLVMLKAREAIASVLDSTTLEQMRELGEKGEPGEMLEKGLQLA, encoded by the coding sequence ATGCTGACCAAGAAAGCCAAATACGGGCTCAAGGCGTTGGTCTATCTGGCCGGCCTGGCTCCGGGCCAGACCGCGCTGGTCGCAGACATCGCCAGCGAGAATCAAATTCCCAAGAAGTTTCTCGATGCGATTCTGGGCGAACTGCGCAATGCGGGCTTCGTGCACTCCAAGAAGGGAAAGGGCGGAGGCTACACTCTGGCGCGAAACCCTTCCGAAATCGGCGTGGGCAATGTCATCCGGGCGCTCGACGGGCCGCTCGCTCCAATACAATGCGCCAGCAAGACGGTTTACCGCCGCTGCGACGATTGCACGGACGAGGTCCATTGCGCCGTGCGTCTGGTGATGCTGAAGGCCCGGGAGGCCATCGCCAGCGTTCTCGACAGCACGACGCTGGAGCAGATGCGGGAACTGGGCGAAAAAGGCGAGCCGGGCGAGATGCTAGAAAAAGGGCTTCAACTGGCTTGA